In the Colletotrichum higginsianum IMI 349063 chromosome 7 map unlocalized unitig_7, whole genome shotgun sequence genome, one interval contains:
- a CDS encoding Aldehyde dehydrogenase, translating to MQRHVAEPVFHSPFTATLRGLHDLCPCAVHPVECACCVSVKMKFFNVIDGQRRGSDKHHRCIDPRTEEPLWDAPIATVHDLANAVAAAQKALKAWSKTTIDERCDYLRRIVEVYTTHKEELMEIVMKETGKSRLVAQIEIGNTCDQTMYYTKVHLEDEITSEDDKLKIVATHHPLGVVGAICPWNFPLILSNIKVVSSLITGNCIIVKPSPFTPYSVMKSIELLIDVFPPGVIQVLNGGADLGIAMTLHPGIAKISFTGTIATGKSVMANCAKTLKRLTLELAGNDAAIVTDDVDIGEVAGRVATGCFLNAGQMCVATKRVYVHESIYDEFLEKFTSEVKMSFSIKSDATSPSLFGPVSNKMQYDSVKDIADHYKRNGYSVIATELPLDSKGFWVPPTIVTKPPEDSILVREEQFGSYCPDLPFTRCPILPILTWTDEEEVIQRANLSNAGLGASVYCRDVGRAESIARKIEAGTVSINVPELPNVGGYFAGMKDSGHGGEMGKQGLLSYCYTQSLHFAKT from the exons ATGCAAAGGCATGTGGCCGAACCTGTGTTCCATTCACCGTTCACCGCAACTCTTCGCGGACTTCACGACCTTTGCCCCTGTGCTGTTCATCCTGTCGAATGTGCTTGTTGCGTCTCAGTCAAGATGAAGTTCTTCAATGTCATTGATGGCCAGCGCCGCGGCAGCGATAAACACCACCGATGCATCGATCCCCGCACAGAAGAGCCCCTCTGGGACGCCCCTATTGCTACCGTCCATGATCTCGCGAATGCCGTTGCCGCAGCCCAGAAAGCCCTCAAGGCGTGGTCCAAGACCACGATTGACGAGCGGTGCGATTACCTACGCAGGATTGTTGAAGTATACACCACACAcaaggaggagctgatggagaTCGTCATGAAGGAGACCGGGAAATCG AGACTCGTGGCCCAGATCGAGATTGGAAACACCTGCGACCAAACCATGTACTACA CCAAGGTCCATCTCGAAGACGAGATCACTTCTGAGGACGACAAGCTCAAGATCGTTGCCACGCATCACCCTTTGGGCGTTGTTGGCGCCATCTGCCCCTGGAACTTCCCCTTGATTTTATCAAATATCAAGGTGGTCTCCTCACTCATCACGGGCAACTGCATAATTGTCAAACCCTCGCCCTTCACGCCCTACTCTGTTATGAAGTCCATCGAGCTCCTCATCGACGTATTCCCTCCCGGTGTAATCCAGGTACTCaatggcggcgccgacctcggcatcgccatGACGCTGCACCCAGGCATTGCGAAAATCAGCTTCACGGGGACCATCGCCACGGGCAAAAGCGTCATGGCCAACTGCGCCAAAACCTTGAAACGGTTGACGCTGGAGCTGGCTGGCAATGACGCGGCCATCGTCACGGACGATGTCGACATTGGAGAGGTGGCAGGGCGGGTTGCTACCGGATGTTTTCTCAACGCCGGCCAGATGTGCGTGGCCACAAAGCGCGTCTACGTTCACGAGTCGATCTACGACGAATTTCTCGAGAAATTCACCAGCGAGGTGAAAATGTCTTTCTCAATCAAAAGCGACGCTACCTCGCCTAGTTTGTTCGGTCCAGTCTCAAACAAGATGCAGTATGACAGTGTCAAAGATATTGCCGACCATTACAAGAGGAATGGCTACAGCGTTATCGCAACCGAGCTTCCCCTGGATTCCAAGGGCTTTTGGGTGCCGCCTACTATCGTCACAAAGCCCCCGGAAGACTCGATTCTTGTCCGGGAAGAACAATTCGGTTCGTATTGTCCCGATCTCCCTTTCACTCGCT GCCCAATCCTCCCGATCCTCACCTGGActgacgaagaggaggtgatCCAACGCGCCAACCTGAGCAACGCCGGCCTCGGAGCGTCCGTCTACTGCAGAGATGTAGGCAGGGCTGAAAGCATAGCTAGAAAGATCGAGGCAGGGACGGTTTCGATCAATGTGCCCGAGCTGCCAAACGTCGGCGGCTACTTTGCCGGGATGAAGGACAGTGGCCACGGTGGGGAGATGGGCAAGCAGGGGTTGTTATCCTATTGCTACACCCAAAGCCTTCACTTCGCAAAGACTTGA